In Firmicutes bacterium ASF500, a single genomic region encodes these proteins:
- a CDS encoding putative HTH-type transcriptional regulator: MFYTIGEMAQRLNVAPSTLRYYDKEGLLPFVERSSGGIRMFKDEDMEWLQMLGCLKKAGMPLREIKFFMDWSRQGDATIRQRLDLIEKQRQSVLEQQRQLEDTLLMLDYKRWYYQTAQEAGTCAVHDSLCPDEVPERFRTLMAEWKMEA; this comes from the coding sequence ATGTTTTACACCATTGGGGAGATGGCCCAGAGGCTGAACGTGGCCCCGTCTACCCTGCGCTACTACGACAAGGAGGGACTGCTCCCCTTTGTGGAGCGGTCCAGCGGGGGCATCCGCATGTTCAAGGACGAGGACATGGAGTGGCTGCAAATGCTAGGCTGCCTGAAAAAGGCGGGGATGCCGCTGAGGGAGATCAAGTTCTTTATGGACTGGTCCCGCCAGGGGGACGCCACCATCCGCCAGCGGCTGGACCTGATTGAAAAACAGCGGCAGTCCGTGCTGGAGCAGCAGAGGCAGCTGGAGGACACCCTGCTTATGCTGGACTACAAGCGTTGGTACTACCAGACCGCCCAGGAAGCGGGCACCTGCGCCGTTCACGATTCCCTGTGTCCGGATGAGGTGCCGGAGCGGTTCCGGACGCTGATGGCGGAATGGAAAATGGAAGCATAA
- the mutS2 gene encoding Endonuclease MutS2: protein MSELFEKSMATLELPRVLELLSQCAVTDEGRERARALRPMDDMDDVKRAQAETTAAVKLLVLRGTPGFAGIKPVAASLQRADMGGSLNTRELLEIAAVLRAARTASDYGAGEEKTPISHLFRALTPNRFLEDTITNSIVGEDELADSASPELASIRRHMRATESKVRDILQKLISSNQSKYLQESIITIRSDRYVVPVKSEHKNAIPGLVHDVSSSGSTFFIEPMGVVKANNELRELLAKEKKEIERILAELSAQCAAHKVDIAEDYQLLIWLDAIFARAKLSLKLECTEPRLSDKHLRLRGARHPLLDVKKAVANDLELGERFDTLVITGPNTGGKTVTLKTLGLITLMAQCGLHIPAKDDSTIRVFSRVLADIGDEQSIAQSLSTFSSHMTNIVGILGEADGDTLILFDELGAGTDPVEGAALAAAIIESARGIGAQVAATTHYAELKVYAMTTPGVENASCEFNVETLAPTYRLVLGIPGKSNAFAISRRLGLPEYIIEKAAARLDAENVRFEDVLTRLDQQRQEMEKERAEARRLKLDMERSAEKAREYREKLEAERAKVVEKANAEARAIIEEARAASDLAISELKELKKRQDLDWQTVNDGRAEARRLLNEAERSIGGPAPEVEAPPPTRPAEKGDTVELVSMGTRATVLSVNKDGVLQLQAGILKISAKQEEVRVVEGETQAQKDARKIISRAERTIRTAAVPSQVDLRGMMTDEALIVLERFLDTAMMGKLETVTIVHGKGTGAVRAAVRTYLKRSRYVKSFRPGRYGEGEDGVTVAELK, encoded by the coding sequence ATGAGCGAATTATTTGAAAAATCCATGGCCACCCTGGAGCTGCCCCGGGTGCTGGAGCTGCTGTCCCAGTGCGCCGTCACCGACGAGGGCCGGGAGCGGGCCCGGGCGCTGCGGCCTATGGACGACATGGACGACGTAAAACGGGCCCAGGCGGAGACCACGGCGGCGGTGAAGCTGCTGGTCCTCCGGGGGACCCCCGGCTTCGCCGGGATTAAGCCGGTAGCCGCCAGCCTCCAGCGGGCGGACATGGGGGGCAGTCTGAACACCCGGGAGTTATTGGAGATCGCCGCCGTCCTCCGGGCGGCGCGGACGGCCTCCGACTACGGCGCGGGAGAGGAAAAGACCCCCATCTCCCACCTGTTCCGGGCGCTGACCCCCAACCGTTTCCTGGAGGACACCATCACCAACTCCATCGTGGGGGAGGACGAGCTGGCCGACTCCGCCAGTCCGGAGCTGGCCTCCATCCGGCGGCATATGCGGGCCACCGAGTCCAAGGTGCGGGACATTTTGCAAAAGCTGATCTCCTCCAACCAGTCCAAGTACTTGCAGGAGAGCATCATCACCATCCGCTCCGACCGGTACGTGGTGCCGGTGAAATCGGAGCACAAGAACGCCATCCCCGGTCTGGTTCACGACGTGTCCTCGTCGGGCTCCACCTTCTTTATCGAGCCCATGGGAGTGGTCAAGGCCAACAACGAGCTGCGGGAGCTGCTGGCGAAGGAAAAAAAGGAGATCGAGCGCATTCTGGCGGAGCTGTCCGCCCAGTGCGCCGCCCACAAGGTGGACATCGCCGAGGATTACCAGCTCCTTATCTGGCTGGACGCCATCTTTGCCCGGGCCAAGCTGTCCCTCAAGCTGGAGTGTACCGAGCCCAGGCTGTCGGACAAGCACCTCCGGCTCCGGGGGGCGCGGCACCCCCTCCTGGATGTGAAAAAGGCGGTGGCGAACGACCTGGAGCTGGGGGAGCGGTTTGACACCCTGGTGATCACCGGCCCCAATACCGGCGGCAAGACTGTCACCCTGAAAACCCTGGGGCTCATCACCCTGATGGCCCAGTGCGGCCTGCACATCCCGGCGAAGGACGACTCCACCATTCGTGTGTTCTCCCGGGTGCTGGCCGACATCGGGGACGAGCAGTCCATCGCCCAATCTCTGTCCACCTTCTCCTCCCACATGACCAACATCGTGGGCATCCTGGGCGAGGCAGACGGCGACACCCTCATCCTCTTTGACGAGCTGGGGGCGGGCACCGACCCGGTAGAGGGGGCCGCTCTGGCGGCGGCGATTATCGAGTCCGCCCGGGGCATCGGAGCCCAGGTGGCGGCCACCACCCACTACGCCGAGCTCAAAGTCTACGCCATGACCACCCCCGGGGTGGAGAACGCCTCCTGTGAGTTCAACGTGGAGACCCTGGCCCCCACCTACCGGCTGGTGCTGGGTATTCCTGGAAAATCCAACGCCTTCGCCATCTCCCGGCGGCTGGGCCTGCCCGAGTATATCATCGAAAAGGCCGCCGCCCGGCTGGACGCGGAGAATGTCCGGTTTGAGGACGTGCTCACCCGGCTGGACCAGCAGCGGCAGGAGATGGAGAAGGAGCGGGCGGAGGCCCGGCGGCTCAAGCTGGACATGGAGCGGAGCGCGGAGAAGGCCCGGGAGTACCGGGAGAAGCTGGAGGCGGAGCGGGCGAAGGTGGTGGAGAAGGCCAACGCTGAGGCCCGGGCCATCATCGAGGAGGCCAGGGCGGCCAGCGACCTGGCGATTTCTGAGCTGAAGGAGCTGAAAAAGCGGCAGGACCTGGACTGGCAGACGGTGAACGACGGACGGGCGGAGGCCCGGCGGCTCCTCAACGAGGCGGAGCGGAGCATCGGCGGGCCCGCCCCGGAGGTGGAGGCCCCGCCCCCCACCCGGCCCGCTGAGAAGGGGGACACGGTGGAGCTGGTGTCCATGGGCACGAGGGCCACGGTGCTCTCCGTCAACAAGGACGGGGTCCTCCAGCTCCAGGCGGGCATTTTGAAAATTTCCGCCAAGCAGGAGGAGGTCCGGGTGGTGGAGGGTGAGACCCAGGCCCAGAAGGACGCCCGGAAAATCATCTCCCGGGCGGAGCGCACCATCCGTACCGCCGCCGTCCCCTCCCAGGTGGATCTGCGGGGGATGATGACGGACGAGGCCCTCATCGTGCTGGAGCGCTTTTTAGACACCG
- the folD gene encoding Bifunctional protein FolD protein, protein MAAIVMDGKSLAAKIREQVRLQVEQMERKPGMAMVLVGENPAAQVYEAGKRKDCQQCGIYYETYRLPEDVPQGELLDVIHFLNEREGIDGILVQFPLPEHLDDREIQLAIRPDKDVDCVHPSNVGDLTLGVDCFWPCTPAGVMRLLAEYGVDPAYKNCTMVGRSNIVGKPQAMLLLRRDCTVTVCHTKTPDLAAECRRADILISAAGHPGLIAADMVKEGAVVIDVAVNRDGQGRLCGDVDYEAVREKASYITPVPGGVGPVTRAVLMENTLTAALRHGK, encoded by the coding sequence ATGGCGGCGATTGTCATGGACGGAAAATCCCTTGCGGCGAAAATCAGAGAGCAGGTGCGGCTCCAGGTGGAGCAGATGGAGCGCAAGCCGGGTATGGCTATGGTGCTGGTGGGAGAGAATCCCGCCGCCCAGGTCTACGAGGCGGGCAAACGGAAGGACTGCCAGCAGTGCGGCATCTATTATGAGACCTACCGCCTGCCCGAGGACGTGCCCCAGGGGGAGCTTTTGGATGTGATCCATTTTCTCAACGAACGGGAGGGCATCGACGGCATCCTGGTCCAGTTTCCCCTGCCCGAGCACTTGGACGACCGGGAAATTCAGCTGGCTATCCGGCCGGACAAGGATGTGGACTGCGTTCACCCCTCCAACGTGGGGGACCTGACCCTGGGGGTGGACTGCTTTTGGCCCTGCACCCCGGCGGGGGTGATGCGGCTGCTGGCGGAGTATGGCGTGGACCCGGCCTATAAGAACTGTACCATGGTGGGCCGGTCCAACATTGTGGGCAAGCCCCAGGCCATGCTGCTCCTGCGCCGGGACTGCACCGTCACCGTCTGCCACACTAAGACCCCCGACCTGGCCGCCGAGTGCCGCCGGGCGGACATCCTCATCTCCGCCGCCGGGCACCCCGGCCTGATCGCGGCGGACATGGTGAAGGAGGGGGCGGTGGTCATCGACGTGGCCGTCAACCGGGACGGCCAGGGCCGGCTGTGCGGCGACGTGGACTATGAGGCCGTCCGGGAGAAGGCGTCTTACATAACCCCCGTCCCCGGCGGCGTGGGCCCGGTCACCCGGGCGGTGCTGATGGAAAACACCCTCACCGCCGCCCTGCGCCACGGAAAATAA
- the azoR gene encoding FMN-dependent NADH-azoreductase, translated as MREVLLIDCCIRRENSRTRRLAQAFVGALDPARFHVTVLDPEAEGLRPLTGAFFQAREELLARRELDHPRFRYARQLAQADLVVFAAPFWDLSFPAMLKIYIENVCVEGITFTCDEEGLRGSCKASHMVFLTTRGAVYGASPLEQGSRYLEAMSQFFGIPAYSCIAAEGLDLGDPAGPLTEACERAEALARSL; from the coding sequence TTGAGAGAGGTTCTGCTGATCGACTGCTGTATCCGCCGGGAGAACTCCCGGACCCGCCGGCTGGCCCAGGCCTTTGTGGGCGCCCTGGACCCGGCCCGGTTTCATGTCACCGTGCTGGACCCGGAGGCGGAGGGCCTGCGCCCCCTGACCGGAGCCTTTTTCCAGGCACGGGAGGAGCTGCTCGCCCGGAGGGAGCTGGACCACCCCCGCTTCCGCTATGCCCGCCAGCTGGCCCAGGCGGACCTGGTGGTGTTCGCCGCCCCCTTCTGGGACCTGAGCTTCCCGGCGATGCTGAAGATTTACATCGAAAATGTCTGCGTGGAGGGTATCACCTTCACCTGTGACGAGGAGGGCCTGCGTGGGAGCTGTAAGGCTTCCCACATGGTTTTTCTCACCACCCGAGGGGCTGTCTACGGCGCTTCTCCCCTGGAGCAGGGCAGCCGCTATCTGGAGGCTATGTCCCAGTTCTTCGGTATCCCCGCCTACAGCTGTATCGCCGCCGAGGGGCTGGACCTGGGCGACCCAGCCGGCCCCCTGACCGAGGCCTGTGAGCGGGCCGAGGCGCTGGCACGGTCGCTTTAG
- the pleD_1 gene encoding Response regulator PleD: protein MSKQDNILIIDDSPVQAKMLKSILEDDYTITLANTAEAGLDCARNGSFCLVLLDVVMPGMDGFGLLKRLQEEVVTQHTPVILITSLSDVEHEERGLTLGAVDYITKPYHPPIVRARIHTQVKLYRYQQQIEQRAMLDPMTGISNRRSYDACCHQKWQDAIRLGLPLSLCMMDIDKFKVYNDTFGHPAGDKVICSVAQTAHHYLRRSTDFLARYGGEEFVAISIGSETAEVFEQFKRLRQAVEDLHIPHNPEVSPWVTVSIGGITVQPKQGDVYDTYLKVADAMLYDAKRLGRNRVIWSNGKLEQLKEK, encoded by the coding sequence ATGTCAAAGCAGGATAACATCCTTATCATTGATGACAGCCCGGTTCAGGCCAAAATGCTGAAATCCATTTTGGAGGACGACTACACCATAACCCTGGCCAACACCGCCGAGGCCGGACTGGACTGCGCCCGAAACGGGAGCTTCTGTCTGGTGCTCCTGGATGTGGTCATGCCTGGAATGGACGGCTTCGGCCTTTTGAAGCGGCTCCAGGAGGAGGTCGTCACCCAGCACACGCCGGTGATCCTCATCACCAGCCTGAGCGACGTGGAGCACGAGGAGCGGGGGCTCACCCTGGGCGCGGTGGACTACATCACAAAGCCGTACCACCCCCCCATCGTCAGAGCCCGCATTCATACCCAGGTAAAGCTGTACCGCTATCAGCAGCAGATTGAGCAGCGGGCCATGCTGGACCCCATGACGGGCATCTCCAACCGCCGCAGCTATGACGCGTGCTGCCATCAGAAGTGGCAGGACGCCATCCGGCTGGGCCTGCCCCTGTCCCTCTGCATGATGGACATTGATAAATTTAAGGTGTATAATGATACCTTCGGCCACCCAGCCGGAGACAAGGTCATCTGCTCCGTGGCCCAGACGGCCCACCACTACCTCCGGCGGAGCACCGACTTCCTCGCCCGCTACGGAGGGGAGGAATTTGTCGCCATCTCCATCGGCAGTGAGACGGCGGAGGTCTTTGAACAGTTCAAGCGGCTCCGCCAGGCCGTGGAGGACCTGCATATCCCCCACAACCCGGAGGTCAGCCCCTGGGTCACGGTGAGCATTGGCGGCATCACGGTGCAGCCCAAGCAGGGCGATGTGTACGATACCTACTTAAAGGTGGCCGACGCCATGCTGTACGACGCCAAACGGCTGGGCCGCAACCGGGTGATCTGGTCCAACGGAAAATTAGAACAGCTGAAAGAGAAATAA